A single region of the Vicia villosa cultivar HV-30 ecotype Madison, WI linkage group LG4, Vvil1.0, whole genome shotgun sequence genome encodes:
- the LOC131596482 gene encoding uncharacterized protein LOC131596482 — MGFLEDDKEYIAAIKEASHWGTGHFLRKLFVIMLLSGAVNRPAHVWEQTWLLLSDGVLHTQRALAANPELDLTQEELQNLTLIEIEKLLQANRRTLKDFSPIPYPDAYVLEQLGNRLIYDERNYDTASMNSEFENLFAALTGNYCVN; from the exons ATGGGATTTCTTGAAGACGACAAAGAATACATAGCTGCTATAAAGGAGGCAAGTCATTGGGGGACTGGTCATTTTCTTCGAAAACTGTTTGTTATCATGCTTTTGTCTGGTGCTGTTAATCGCCCTGCACATGTTTGGGAACAAACTTGGctcctattatctgatggtgtctTACATACACAAAGAGCATTGGCTGCTAATCCAG AATTGGACCTCACACAAGAAGAGTTACAAAATTTGACTTTAATAGAAATTGAGAAACTGCTTCAGGCAAATAGAAGGACACTAAAGGATTTTAGTCCTATTCCATATCCGGATGCTTATGTTCTTGAACAGTTGGGAAACAGGCTCATATATGATGAGCGTAATTATGATACAGCATCAATGAACTCAGAATTTGAAAATCTGTTTGCTGCTCTTACAGGTAACTATTGCgtcaattaa
- the LOC131598582 gene encoding uncharacterized protein LOC131598582, with protein MWRTLAAALRSKHDICLTVATSGIASLLLPGGRTAHSKFRIPVPTMDNSTCKVEFNDDVADMLRQTKLIIWDEAPMAHKYAIESLDRTLKDVMSADKNSTDVFGGKVVVFGGDFRQILLVVPRGSRSDIVHCAINASYIWHSVEVLTLTRNMRLRTGSTQIDKNEIAQFSDWLLRIGEGRISEPNDGTAEINIPPDILITEFDDPIVAIVNSTYPDFINNFQCVDYLKSRAILASSLEIVDQINDHILNLMPGEIRDYYSANSVDKSEIHDPAVVDILTPEFLSSLRTSGLPNHHLKLKVGTPIMLMRNIDQAEGLCNGTRLCITKMAAHVLEASIMGGKGLGNLVYIPRMDMSPSQSPWPFKLNRRQFPIIISYSMTINKSQGQSLDNVGLYLPKDVFTHGQIYVALSRVTTKKGIKILIHDEEKKFREKTTNVVYKEVFNNV; from the exons ATGTGGAGAACACTCGCAGCTGCATTAAGATCAAAACACGATATATGTTTAACTGTTGCAACTAGCGGTATAGCATCATTGTTACTTCCAGGAGGTAGAACTGCACATTCAAAGTTCAGGATACCGGTACCAACTATGGACAATTCTACTTGCAAGGTTGAATTCAACGATGATGTCGCAGACATGTTACGACAGACAAAGCTTATAATATGGGATGAGGCACCAATGGCGCATAAGTATGCAATAGAATCGCTTGACAGAACTTTGAAAGATGTTATGAGTGCAGACAAAAATTCAACTGATGTATTCGGTGGAAAGGTTGTTGTTTTCGGGGGCGATTTCAGACAGATTTTACTTGTCGTCCCCAGAGGCAGTCGTTCCGATATTGTACACTGTGCCATAAATGCATCTTACATATGGCATTCAGTTGAGGTATTAACATTGACAAGAAACATGCGGCTACGAACAGGATCAACACagattgacaaaaatgagatagCACAGTTTTCAGATTGGCTTTTAAGAATAGGAGAGGGCCGAATATCTGAGCCTAATGACGGCACCGCCGAAATCAACATACCACCTGATATTCTGATAACAGAATTTGATGATCCAATCGTGGCCATTGTCAATAGCACATACCctgatttcataaataatttccaatgtgttgattACCTTAAAAGTCGAGCGATACTtgcctcttcactggagattgttGATCAGATCAATGACCATATACTTAACTTGATGCCAG GAGAGATTCGTGACtactacagcgcaaattcagttgACAAGTCTGAGATTCATGACCCAGCAGTAGTTGATATCCTCACACCAGAATTTCTAAGTTCCCTCCGAACATCAGGATTGCCAAACCATCACTTAAAACTAAAGGTTGGGACACCTATAATGCTCATGAGAAATATAGATCAGGCTGAAGGTTTATGTAATGGCACAAGGCTGTGTATAACAAAGATGGCAGCCCATGTACTGGAGGCTTCAATAATGGGTGGTAAAGGTTTGGGAAATTTGGTTTACATACCTCGAATGGACATGTCACCATCCCAATCACCATGGCCATTCAAACTGAATAGGAGACAGTTCCCTATTATAATTTCCTATTCTATGACAATCAACAAATCACAGGGACAGTCATTGGATAACGTTGGTTTGTACTTACCGAAAGATGTATTCACACATGGCCAGATTTATGTCGCATTGTCAAGAGTAACAACAAAAAAGGGAATCAAAATACTGATacatgatgaagaaaagaaattcaGGGAGAAAACTACAAATGTTGTGTATAAAGAAGTTTTTAACAATGTCTAA
- the LOC131596481 gene encoding uncharacterized protein LOC131596481 — protein sequence MVAGRNVDINVEAIMRWTGTIGQAPQENVGYGGKDEFRAFGDFQRCKPPIFERGYGPDKVHAWMREIEKIFQVVSCTDVQKVRFGTHMLTKGAEDWWSNIVQRFERECIEVTWTLFRDEFLENYFPEDVRGKKEMRFLKLKRGRGQSSGKPYDDKREQSDFGKKLSGGGNSTPLKCFGCCIEGHCAVDCDGTPVVVIKHTSVELV from the coding sequence atggttgcgggaaggaatgttgacattaatgttgaggcaataATGAGGTGGACTGGTACGATTGGACAAGCGCCacaagagaatgtcggttatggaggaaaggatgagttccgtgcttttggagactttcaaaggtgcaaACCGCCGATCTTTGAAAgagggtatggaccggacaaggtgcacgcatggatgagagaaattgagaagatctttcaagtcgtgagttgtactgatgtacagaaggttcggtttggtactcacatgctgacgaaaggagctgaagattggtggagtaatattgtgcagagatttgaaagagaatgtattgaagttacttggactcttttccgtgatgaatttttggaaaactattttccagaagatgtgcgtggaaagaaagaaatgAGGTTTCTAAAGTTGAAGCGAGGAAGAGGACAATCCAGCGGGAAACCATATGATGACAAGAGAGAACAATCTGAttttggcaagaagctaagtgggggaggaaattctactccacttaagtgtttcgGATGTTGTATTGAAGGTCATTGTGCCGTAGATTGTGATGGGACTCCTGTGGTGGTCATAAAGCACACAAGTGTAGAATTGGTTTGA